In Halobacillus amylolyticus, the following proteins share a genomic window:
- a CDS encoding TetR/AcrR family transcriptional regulator, with amino-acid sequence MTKNQVPSSIKDEALVEKRREQMVKGAVTLFTEKGFHKTTTREIAKAAGFSIGTLYEYIRKKEDVLFLVCDSIYERVKERMESSIDQNETSIDNLVCAVRSYFSLMDDMQGEVLVMYQEVKSLSKDAQDYVLQKERDMVAMLEKVIINSLPNQLPEEDTALIANNIFVQGQMWGFRRWMLQRTFTLESYTDRQIHLLLQGLNVPKANLS; translated from the coding sequence ATGACGAAAAACCAAGTACCCTCTTCAATAAAAGACGAAGCCCTCGTAGAGAAACGGCGTGAACAAATGGTCAAAGGAGCGGTAACCCTTTTTACGGAAAAAGGGTTCCACAAAACGACCACTCGTGAAATTGCCAAGGCTGCAGGGTTCAGTATCGGCACATTATATGAATATATTAGAAAAAAAGAAGACGTCTTGTTCCTTGTTTGTGATTCTATCTACGAACGAGTAAAGGAACGAATGGAAAGTTCAATTGATCAGAATGAAACGAGTATCGACAACCTCGTTTGTGCTGTGCGTTCGTACTTTTCCCTGATGGACGATATGCAGGGGGAGGTTCTCGTTATGTACCAGGAGGTCAAATCATTATCAAAAGATGCTCAAGACTATGTCCTGCAGAAGGAACGAGACATGGTCGCCATGTTAGAGAAAGTAATCATTAATAGTCTTCCTAATCAGCTGCCGGAAGAGGATACGGCACTGATCGCCAATAACATATTTGTTCAAGGGCAGATGTGGGGATTCAGACGGTGGATGCTGCAGCGCACGTTTACTTTGGAATCTTATACAGACAGACAAATCCATTTGCTGCTTCAAGGGCTGAATGTTCCAAAGGCGAATTTATCTTAG